From a region of the Streptomyces sp. NBC_00193 genome:
- the mgtA gene encoding magnesium-translocating P-type ATPase — translation MTMLTPRTPTKLAPPGRARRERKAAELEARTRVVGERLAGISARPGVQVLQEVDASRNGLTHAEAALRLERHGSNVIAQERAPRWYVQLAKAYANPFIAVLVFLAAVMYWQEPGDPGVVILSVMVGISGLLRFWQEYRSGRAADALKQLVTTTCAVQRRAGSGSGPTTFEIPMDQVVPGDMVKLGAGDLIPADLRLITAKDLMVGQAALSGESLPVTKADTRADDLGQAATADPVEADNLCLMGTSVTSGTATGLVVATGSDTYFGSMAGSLVGERPETNFDTGVRKVSFLLIRFMLVMVPVVFMINGFTKGDWEAAFLLGIAVAVGLTPEMLPMVVSANLARGAVAMSKRKVVVKRLNAIQNLGAMDVLCTDKTGTLTEDRIVLDRYLDVHGDEDNEVLEYGYLNAHFQTGLKNLMDQAVIDRVGEAEEVVVDARFSMVDEIPFDFARRRMSVVLNRNSIVGGAGRPEHVMITKGAVEEVLALCTHMTDRGQKVELTEQLRWHVTRIAEDNNRQGLRVLAVATRTMDTPRDTYAVADEDRLTLVGFLAFLDPPKADAARALQGLADKGIAVKVVTGDNELVAARVCADVGLTVGHVVGGTEIDALDDAELRALAARTTVFAKVNPVQKARIVRALQADGHTVGFLGDGINDAAALRDADVGISVDTAVDIAKESADIILLEKDLTVLEQGVIQGRTTFGNTIKYIKMTASSNFGNVFSVLVASAFIPFQPMLAIMLLVQNLVYDIAQLATPWDRMDEEYLRKPRNWDAKGIGRFMLCIGPISSIFDIAMFVIMWNVFAANTEAHAALFQSGWFIEGLLSQTLVVHMIRTRKIPFIQSRASWPVMVMTVLAVLTGLFLPFSPLAASLGFVPLPASYFPWLIGVLLAYCTLTQLLKTVYIRKFGTWL, via the coding sequence ATGACCATGCTCACCCCCCGTACCCCCACGAAGCTCGCACCCCCGGGCCGGGCCCGCCGCGAACGCAAGGCGGCCGAGCTGGAGGCCCGTACCCGGGTCGTCGGCGAGCGGCTCGCCGGGATCAGCGCCCGCCCGGGCGTCCAGGTCCTGCAGGAGGTGGACGCCTCCCGCAACGGCCTCACCCACGCCGAGGCCGCACTGCGCCTGGAGCGCCACGGCTCCAACGTCATCGCCCAGGAACGCGCCCCGCGCTGGTACGTCCAGCTGGCGAAGGCGTACGCGAACCCCTTCATCGCCGTCCTGGTCTTCCTGGCCGCCGTCATGTACTGGCAGGAGCCCGGCGACCCGGGCGTCGTCATCCTCTCGGTGATGGTCGGGATCAGCGGCCTGCTGCGCTTCTGGCAGGAGTACCGCTCGGGCCGGGCGGCCGACGCGCTCAAGCAGCTCGTCACCACCACCTGCGCGGTGCAGCGCCGGGCCGGCAGCGGCTCCGGACCCACCACCTTCGAGATCCCGATGGACCAGGTGGTCCCGGGCGACATGGTCAAGCTGGGCGCCGGCGACCTGATCCCGGCCGACCTGCGGCTCATCACCGCCAAGGACCTGATGGTCGGCCAGGCCGCCCTGTCCGGGGAGTCCCTGCCGGTCACCAAGGCCGACACCCGCGCGGACGACCTCGGCCAGGCCGCGACCGCCGACCCCGTCGAGGCCGACAACCTCTGCCTGATGGGCACGTCGGTGACCTCCGGCACCGCCACCGGACTCGTCGTCGCCACGGGCTCCGACACCTACTTCGGCTCGATGGCCGGCTCCCTGGTCGGCGAGCGCCCGGAGACCAACTTCGACACCGGGGTGCGCAAGGTCAGCTTCCTGCTGATCCGGTTCATGCTGGTGATGGTCCCCGTCGTCTTCATGATCAACGGCTTCACCAAGGGCGACTGGGAGGCCGCCTTCCTCCTCGGCATCGCCGTGGCGGTCGGCCTCACCCCCGAGATGCTGCCGATGGTCGTCTCCGCCAACCTGGCGCGCGGCGCGGTGGCCATGTCCAAGCGCAAGGTCGTCGTCAAGCGGCTCAACGCCATCCAGAACCTGGGCGCGATGGACGTGCTCTGCACGGACAAGACCGGCACCCTCACCGAGGACCGGATCGTCCTGGACCGCTATCTCGACGTGCACGGCGACGAGGACAACGAGGTGCTGGAGTACGGCTACCTCAACGCGCACTTCCAGACGGGCCTGAAGAACCTGATGGACCAGGCGGTCATCGACCGCGTGGGCGAGGCCGAGGAGGTTGTCGTCGATGCTCGCTTCTCGATGGTCGACGAGATCCCCTTCGACTTCGCCCGGCGCCGGATGTCCGTGGTCCTGAACCGCAACAGCATCGTGGGCGGCGCCGGCCGGCCCGAGCACGTCATGATCACCAAGGGTGCCGTCGAGGAAGTCCTCGCCCTGTGCACCCACATGACGGACCGCGGGCAGAAGGTCGAGCTGACCGAACAGCTCCGGTGGCACGTCACCCGCATCGCCGAGGACAACAACCGCCAGGGCCTGCGCGTCCTGGCCGTCGCCACCCGCACGATGGACACGCCGCGCGACACCTACGCGGTGGCCGACGAGGACCGGCTGACCCTGGTCGGCTTCCTCGCCTTCCTCGACCCGCCGAAGGCCGACGCCGCCCGGGCCCTGCAGGGCCTGGCCGACAAGGGCATCGCGGTCAAGGTCGTCACCGGCGACAACGAGCTCGTCGCCGCCCGGGTCTGCGCCGATGTCGGCCTCACGGTCGGCCACGTGGTGGGCGGCACCGAGATCGACGCCCTCGACGACGCGGAACTGCGCGCGCTGGCCGCCCGTACGACGGTCTTCGCCAAGGTCAACCCGGTCCAGAAGGCCCGGATCGTCCGGGCCCTGCAGGCCGACGGCCACACGGTCGGCTTCCTCGGCGACGGCATCAACGACGCGGCCGCCCTGCGCGACGCGGACGTCGGCATCTCGGTGGACACCGCGGTGGACATCGCCAAGGAATCCGCCGACATCATCCTGCTGGAGAAGGACCTGACCGTCCTGGAACAGGGCGTGATCCAGGGCCGGACCACCTTCGGCAACACGATCAAGTACATCAAGATGACGGCCAGTTCCAACTTCGGCAACGTCTTCTCGGTGCTGGTGGCGAGCGCCTTCATCCCGTTCCAGCCGATGCTGGCGATCATGCTGCTGGTGCAGAACCTGGTCTACGACATCGCCCAGCTGGCCACTCCGTGGGACCGCATGGACGAGGAGTACCTGCGCAAGCCCCGCAACTGGGACGCCAAGGGCATCGGCCGCTTCATGCTCTGCATCGGCCCGATCAGCTCGATCTTCGACATCGCGATGTTCGTCATCATGTGGAACGTGTTCGCCGCCAACACCGAGGCGCACGCGGCGCTCTTCCAGTCCGGCTGGTTCATCGAGGGCCTGCTCTCGCAGACGCTGGTCGTCCACATGATCCGTACCCGCAAGATCCCCTTCATCCAGTCGCGGGCGTCCTGGCCGGTGATGGTGATGACCGTCCTCGCGGTGCTGACCGGGCTCTTCCTGCCCTTCTCCCCGCTGGCCGCCTCGCTGGGCTTCGTACCCCTGCCGGCGAGCTACTTCCCGTGGCTGATCGGCGTCCTGCTGGCGTACTGCACGCTCACGCAGCTGCTGAAGACCGTGTACATCCGCAAGTTCGGCACCTGGCTCTAA
- a CDS encoding carbohydrate ABC transporter permease: MTTVIKAPGEAAAEKRSAATGQPRGKSKSGSDGMVLNVFSHGFLAVWGIMIVLPLIWLVLGSFKTDVQIGSSALSWPSNWHFDAFGRAWDKGIGDYFANTLIVMVFSVPLTMLLGSMAAYVLARYPFAGNRPIYYFFVSGAMFPVFLALVPLFFMVKRLDMLNSYQGLILVYVAYSMPFTVFFMHSFFRTLPTAVHEAAVIDGASHTRIFFQVMLPMAKPGLISVGIFNVLGQWNQYILPSVLMQPQTGSDPERYMLTQGLIQLQYQMGYETDLPVLFAGVTIAMIPMLVVYLSFQRQIQAGLTSATLK; the protein is encoded by the coding sequence ATGACCACTGTGATCAAAGCACCGGGCGAGGCGGCGGCCGAGAAGCGCTCCGCCGCCACCGGGCAGCCCCGCGGGAAGAGCAAGAGCGGTTCCGACGGCATGGTGCTCAACGTCTTCTCGCACGGCTTCCTCGCCGTGTGGGGGATAATGATCGTCCTGCCGCTGATCTGGCTGGTGCTCGGCTCCTTCAAGACCGACGTGCAGATCGGCAGTTCGGCTCTCAGCTGGCCGAGCAACTGGCACTTCGACGCCTTCGGGCGGGCCTGGGACAAGGGCATCGGGGACTACTTCGCCAACACGCTCATCGTGATGGTGTTCTCGGTCCCGCTGACGATGCTGCTCGGCTCGATGGCCGCGTACGTCCTGGCCCGCTACCCCTTCGCGGGCAACCGGCCGATCTACTACTTCTTCGTCAGCGGGGCCATGTTCCCGGTCTTCCTGGCGCTCGTCCCGCTGTTCTTCATGGTGAAGCGGCTGGACATGCTCAACTCGTACCAGGGCCTGATCCTGGTGTACGTGGCGTACTCGATGCCGTTCACCGTCTTCTTCATGCACTCGTTCTTCCGGACGCTGCCGACGGCCGTGCACGAGGCGGCGGTGATCGACGGGGCCTCCCACACCCGGATCTTCTTCCAGGTGATGCTGCCGATGGCCAAGCCCGGCCTGATCAGCGTCGGGATATTCAATGTCCTGGGCCAGTGGAACCAGTACATCCTGCCCTCCGTGCTGATGCAGCCGCAGACCGGATCGGACCCCGAGCGCTACATGCTCACCCAGGGCCTGATCCAGCTGCAGTACCAGATGGGCTACGAGACGGACCTGCCGGTGCTGTTCGCCGGTGTGACCATCGCGATGATCCCGATGCTGGTGGTCTACCTGTCCTTCCAGCGGCAGATCCAGGCCGGTCTGACGTCCGCCACGCTCAAGTAG
- a CDS encoding MgtC/SapB family protein: MMPTEWEMAGHLVAALGFGAAIGLERQWRARMAGLRTNALVAGGAALFVLLSQYGFMSEVSEVQYDGSRVAAQIVSGIGFLGAGVIMRDGLSVRGLNTAATLWCSAAVGALAGTGMFVLAACGTVGVVGANLLLRPLGRRMDREPGGGAEVATDFHFEAVCLEAEEAHIRHRLVDALGRPGYQLRSIRSQDGPEAGLVTVSALLTAEGEGGRMLEEAVSNLSLDPSVSAVSWSVVPDPSATAT, from the coding sequence ATGATGCCCACCGAATGGGAGATGGCCGGGCACCTGGTCGCTGCGCTCGGATTCGGGGCGGCCATCGGCCTGGAACGGCAGTGGCGGGCCCGGATGGCGGGCCTGCGGACCAACGCCCTGGTGGCGGGCGGGGCCGCGCTGTTCGTCCTGCTCTCGCAGTACGGGTTCATGAGCGAGGTCTCGGAGGTCCAGTACGACGGCTCGCGGGTCGCCGCCCAGATCGTCTCGGGGATCGGCTTCCTGGGCGCCGGCGTGATCATGCGCGACGGGCTGAGCGTCCGGGGCCTGAACACGGCCGCCACCCTGTGGTGTTCGGCGGCCGTGGGCGCTCTCGCGGGCACCGGGATGTTCGTCCTGGCGGCCTGCGGCACGGTGGGCGTGGTGGGGGCGAACCTCCTGCTGCGCCCGCTGGGCCGGCGGATGGACCGCGAGCCGGGGGGCGGGGCCGAGGTGGCCACCGACTTCCACTTCGAGGCCGTGTGCCTGGAGGCGGAGGAGGCCCACATCCGCCACCGGCTGGTCGACGCGCTGGGCCGGCCGGGCTACCAGCTGCGCTCGATCCGCAGCCAGGACGGCCCGGAGGCCGGCCTGGTGACGGTGTCCGCACTGCTGACCGCCGAGGGCGAGGGGGGCCGGATGCTCGAGGAAGCCGTCAGCAACCTCTCTCTCGACCCCTCCGTCTCGGCGGTCAGCTGGTCGGTGGTTCCCGACCCCTCCGCCACCGCTACTTGA
- a CDS encoding carbohydrate ABC transporter permease: MSHVANSKGRGGFIAGFLILPLALYLTFVIWPYIQTFGYSFTNWTGQSPTFDFVGLDNYSALMKDEVFGGALLHNLLLLVFVPTVTILISLFFAFMLNAGGRSGAGGVQGVAGSALYKVIYFFPQVLSLAILAVLFGAVYRSDEGGLLNGFLTKLGLVDPAHPIEWLNEPNFVLWCLLLVVVWHGVGFYLVLFSAAMQSVPKDIYEAALLDGAGRAQTFFKVTLPLLWDSVQTSAVYLGIAAMDMFVLVSTMTSGQFGGGPDHHSEVMATVLMRNFLYFGQAGYACAMGVVMLALTLILSAITLRATRREHVEF, encoded by the coding sequence ATGAGCCACGTAGCAAACAGCAAGGGGCGGGGCGGCTTCATCGCCGGCTTCCTCATCCTGCCCCTTGCGCTGTACCTGACCTTTGTCATCTGGCCGTACATTCAGACGTTCGGCTATTCCTTCACCAACTGGACGGGTCAGTCACCGACTTTCGACTTCGTCGGGCTGGACAACTACTCGGCCTTGATGAAGGACGAGGTCTTCGGCGGCGCACTGCTGCACAACCTGTTGCTCCTGGTGTTCGTCCCGACGGTCACCATCCTGATCTCCCTGTTCTTCGCCTTCATGCTGAACGCCGGCGGGCGCAGCGGAGCGGGCGGGGTCCAGGGGGTGGCGGGCTCCGCCCTCTACAAGGTGATCTACTTCTTCCCGCAGGTGCTCTCCCTCGCCATCCTCGCGGTGCTCTTCGGAGCCGTGTACCGCAGTGACGAGGGGGGCCTGCTGAACGGTTTCCTCACCAAACTGGGCCTGGTCGACCCGGCCCACCCCATCGAATGGCTCAACGAGCCCAACTTCGTCCTCTGGTGCCTGCTGCTCGTCGTCGTCTGGCACGGGGTCGGTTTCTACCTCGTCCTGTTCTCGGCGGCCATGCAGTCGGTCCCCAAGGACATCTACGAAGCCGCACTGCTCGACGGCGCGGGGCGCGCCCAGACCTTCTTCAAGGTCACGCTGCCCCTGCTGTGGGATTCTGTGCAGACCTCCGCGGTCTATCTGGGCATCGCCGCGATGGACATGTTCGTCCTCGTGTCGACCATGACCTCGGGCCAGTTCGGCGGCGGACCGGACCACCACAGCGAGGTCATGGCGACGGTGCTGATGCGCAACTTCCTCTACTTCGGCCAGGCCGGCTACGCCTGCGCCATGGGGGTCGTCATGCTCGCCCTGACCCTGATCCTCTCCGCCATCACGCTGCGGGCCACTCGCCGCGAGCACGTCGAGTTCTAG